Part of the Paenibacillus sp. YPG26 genome, GTGTTACTTTCGATCGTGTTTTGGCAGTTTCTAAAGGTGACGGCTTGGTAGCAGGAGCTCCACTCGTATCCGGTGCAAGTGTAACAGCGAAAGTTGAGAAACACGGCAAAGGCGAGAAAGTGGTTGTATTCAAATACAAAGCTAAGAAGAACTACCGTAAGAAACAAGGTCATCGTCAACCTTACACGAAAGTGACCATCGAGAAAATCCAAGCGTAAGAAGGTGCGGTAGTTGATTATCGTCTCCATATTGCGCCGTAACGGCAGCTCTATTCAAGGATTTAAAGTGGAAGGCCATGCGAATTATGCCAAGGCCGGTGAAGATATTGTATGTGCGGGCGTCTCTGCCGTCACAGTAGGTACAGTCAACTCAATTGAGGAGCTTACCGGTATCGTTATGGAGTCAGAGATGAAGAACGGCTTCTTGAGCGCGGTTCTCCCGGATTCCAGCCAGTCTCCCGCATTGGAGCAGGCTCAGCTTTTGTTATCATCCCTGGTGGTTATGCTGAAGAGTATCGAACAGTCATACGACAAGTATATTAAGATAAAGCAGGTTAATATTTGAAGAAGGAGGTAGACAACAATGTTGAAATTGGATCTCCAGTTATTTGCATCCAAGAAGGGTGTAGGTTCCACAAAGAACGGACGCGATAGTGAATCGAAACGTCTTGGCGTTAAACGTGCTGATGGCCAAACGGTTACAGG contains:
- a CDS encoding ribosomal-processing cysteine protease Prp, with the translated sequence MIIVSILRRNGSSIQGFKVEGHANYAKAGEDIVCAGVSAVTVGTVNSIEELTGIVMESEMKNGFLSAVLPDSSQSPALEQAQLLLSSLVVMLKSIEQSYDKYIKIKQVNI
- the rplU gene encoding 50S ribosomal protein L21 — protein: MYAIIETGGKQYRVQEGDVLYIEKLNAGDGESVTFDRVLAVSKGDGLVAGAPLVSGASVTAKVEKHGKGEKVVVFKYKAKKNYRKKQGHRQPYTKVTIEKIQA